The DNA sequence AAACGTGTATAAGTGAATATATAAACCACATATTAGTAAAATATCATCCACATGCTTTTAGATATATAACGCAAGTTTTTTTGATTAAACGTAGTGGCACTTAACAAAAACTTAATATAATGCACGAAACAGAGCGAAACTATTAAAATCATTATGTGCGCCTAACGGCGGCGCAAATAACACGCCGCCCTAAATTTAAATTTTACCAAATAACGAATTTATATTTTTACAAAACAATGTTTAACTTTTTTCACAAACATTGTTTTTAACTGTGCTGAATTGCACAAACTTTAACATAAAACTTTAGTTAAACTTCCAATATTTCTATTTACAAAATTCTGCCGAATGAAAACGGCGGTCGTGTTGATTTGTTTGTTAGGTGTTTTTAGGGAACGACCTCAAAAACTGTTTCTGAGTTATAACCAAATACAAGATTAATTATTTTCAATCCAATATCATAAACTTTATCTTTTGATTGACCAGCATTTATTCTGTAAACCGGTGCATTCAATTCAGAGGTATAAAACGGTTTATTACCATAAGTTATTTTAGAAACTTCATACCCAATATCTTTACAAGCTTTCTTAAATTTTTCCCCAATTTCTTTTTGTTCTTCTATCATAACTTCAAAATCAATAAAAAAGGAATTGAATTCATAAATAAAATAAATACAGTCGGTTGGATTTTTACTTAAGCCAAAGAAATCATATTCCAATTGGTTTTTCTCTAATTTATTTAGTAAAGTTTTTGATTCAGAATATTTAATTTTCTGTGCCATTATAAAATGATTTTGTGAAAAAATATTTTGATTTAGTATCAAAATAAAAATTGATATATAAAATTTCATCCAAAACACCTAACGGCGGCGCAAATTACCCGCCCGCCTATAACAACAATTTTACTAAAACAATGTTTATTTTGATTTTTCCAAAACATTGTTTTTTAATTTGCTGAATTGCACTACTCTTTAACAAATGACTAAAAATAACTACCCAACTTTTTATTTGCACAAAACCCAAGCCGGAACGGCGGTCGGGTAGATTTGCTGGTTATACAACCACTTTATAGTTATTTATTAATTTCCCTCTCTATTCATTGGTACTATTTTCCCAGTAGCTTTATCATAACCAAATAGCTCAGTGTCCCCATCATACCATTTTAATAATTCCGATATTTCGGTTATGTTCTCAATGGTTCCAGGAAAAACATCAAAATGACCGAGTTCATTTTTATTAAATCTACCTCTTAATTCTACATATCTACAATCCAATCGTTTAATATCACTTTGAGAATCTAAAGTTAAATCTCCTTGATTAGAATAGTGGACGGTTAAGGAGTCTGAATACTCTAACCAAATAGAATTTTCGATTATTCCAAAGTCAGCATGATCCTTTGAAAAATATAAAGCAGAATCTTCTAATTTATTATGGAGAAATCCAGAAACTGTAACTATCTGATTGTGATATTTTTCTGGATTTGAGAGAAGTTGAAGTATAGATATTTGATTAAATTTAAGGTTTTCCACTACTACTAAATTACTATCCAATAAATTTTGAGAGAAACAAAAATGAGACAGTAGAATGACAAATAAAAATATTTTAATTAAAAATTTTAACATAATTTCCTTTTGGTTGTATAACGGCGTGGCAAATAACTTGTCCGCCCAAATCCGTCAGCTGACGGAACAATTTTATTTAATAACGATTAATTCATTTTAAAGAGCAGTTTTTAATTTGCCTTTAGCAAAAACTGCGACTTACTTTTATAAATTGTACTTCACTGTTACAAAAAACTAAAATTTACTTTCTAACTTTTATTTTGCACAAAACCCAAACGAGCGAAGCGGTCGGGTTGATTTGCGTGTTATACCGTTTTTTTCTTAAGTAGATTTTAATTCACCTTTATTGTATTTATGAATTAAACTTGAGATTAATGTTTGATATGGAATACCTTCTTCAATGGCTTTAATCTGAATATCGTTATAATCTTTAGTTGTTAAACGAATATTAATACGTTTATTTTTTGCTAAACTTGCTTTGGCTGATTCAACATAAGCTTTTTGATCTTTCTTTTTAATTGATTTCCATTCACCTTTTTCAAAAGATTCAACCAATTCTTTTTCTTCTTTATCTAAATATTTCATTTTATTCCTCATTACTTAAGTAAATTTTTGTTGCCTCTCTGCTTGGATAAATTGTTTTTAGAAAATATTTTTCATCATCTTCAACAAATGGAACGATATAGGCATAATTATTAATTTCAACAATAAAGATTTTTTGATTTGGATATTTCTCTTTATTAGGATGTTCAAAAATATCTAATATTTTTTCATTTGAGATAGCAAAAACAATTTCTTCAAACGAAATATTTCTTTTCTCTTTTAAGATATTATTTTTATCTTCGTCCCAATCAAAGTATTTCATAAATATCCGAAATGTGTGCCTTATAGGTATACAATTTACAAAAGTGTGATTAATTTGTCAATATTATGTTTGATTTTTTTGAACGGTATAACGGCGCACGCTGCTAAGCAGATTGGCTGCTTAATTCTGCTTGAGCAGTTGGTTATCTGACAGGCGACGCCGTCAGATAGATTCTAAACTGCTGTACGATTAGCCAAAGTATCAAAAATTTGAATGCGTAGAGACGTTAATTATTTAGCATCATATAAATTTTACAAAATATATTATTTAAGTGGAAACAAAATAGTGGATATTAAAAAACTTTCAACAAATCAATTTAGGCAAAAAGCATTTAAATTTTATAGCAGCGTGCGCCGTTATCCACAGGCTCAGACACGGTCAGCTTTATGCCTAAGCATTATTAAAAAACCATAGGAGCAAAGCAATGAAAATCAATCAATCTTTAAAACAATTGGAAGAAATATTGTCCCCGATTAAACCGGAAAACCAAAATATAAAAATATCTTCAGTAAAAATTGAAGATGCCATGTTGGGCAAAATAAAAATCAGTGTGGATTATATCGTTTCTCCACTCGAGACAGAATTTGAAAATAAAGATTATAAATAAAATCAACTCGTTCACTTATAAGTGCAGAATTATTCTGATCCTTAATTTCAGAAAACGAGAATTCTTTTAATAATGATTCAAATGCAATAGCGGTTATTTCTTTGGCAATTATATGTTCATAATATTCATTCATAAAAATGTTCCAATAATGTTTATAAATAAAAATATTTCATTGCTTTGCTTAGCCAATGCGTAACGATAACGGCAGAGGCTGTGGATAACGGCGTTGCGGTTAAGCTGCTGCCCAAAACAAGAATGCAGAATGAAACCACAACTGCAAAAGATTAAGCAAACCGTGCTTAAATTTCCGTTTACGTAAAGCACGGTTTGCAAGTTAATTAATTTAGTTTGAACAATTTTAACAACAAACTTAAAACGGAGCACTTAACATCAAAATTTGTAAAACGCCGAATGCGAAAGCGCAGGCAGCTTGAACCGCTGGTTAGCTGTATTTTTATTTGTTCACAGAATATAAATCAAATATTTTTTCTTCCTCGCCAACAAGGGAATTATAAGTTTGAATAAAATGTTTGGGCCCATGTAAAAACAATTCCTTAAATGCATTTCTCCCTAATTTATTATCAATCTGGCTTGCCATTTTACATCCAACCATATAAAATGCTCTCTCCATTACACCAATTTGAATTAGATTTTTCTGCATCTCCATCGGTGTTTTTAAAAGATTTGGGATGTCTCTATAAAAGTTGTTCAGTTTAGCAAAAAGATTTTTAACACTTTTTTCATTTTCCAGTAGTTGATAATCTTTTTGTAATAAAGGATCGACATTTGGAAATTTTTCTAAAGCTTTGTATCCAATATATGTTGCTGTTCCTTCTGCCCAAAGTAATAAATAAATTTGGTCTAATTCATTGTTCAGGGAATCTGATTTACTAAGTATTTTACACGCTCTTTGACATCTGTGAAATAGTTCATGAATTATTAGATTTTCTTTATCAGCATTCTCTCCATAAATAACAAGGTCATTTCTTATTTGAAATCCATTTGGAATAATTGCAGTTGTAAAATAAATTGTTGCATTAATTGAAGGACAATTTTCTGGAAGGAAGGAATATAAAAAAGGAATTGCTCGCTCTTCGAAATGATTTTCATTTTCTAAAACTTGTGATGATAGCATGAGTTGGGCATTATTTTGTCTTTCATTCAATGGAACTTCTAAAAATGATTTTAAACTATTTTTCCATTGATCCATATTTATAGGAAAGGATGCTTGTTGATGCCAAAGCTTGTAAAGTTTATATGCTGAATCGTTCTCCCAAAATGATTCTGAGTTGTTTAAGACTGTTTCTGGATCAAGAACAATTTTTTTAAGTGAGGAGTTATCAAATTTGATTCTTGATTGCAAGAATGAAATCTCATTAGCCGCGTCTTTATTTTCTAATTGTGCATATAAACATTGACTAATTATTACAAACAAAATAAATAAAAAATTCTTATTCATATAAAATATCCTTATTTATAAAATTTACCTTCAATACAGCTAACGGCGTGGCAAATAACCCGTCCGCCAATAACTAAAATTTTATTTAATAACGAATGGTAAATTTACCAGAGCAAAGTTTAACTTTCTTTAGCAAACTTTGCGACTAAACTTTTTGAATTGTACTTCACTTTTACAAAATACTTAAATGAACTTCGAAACTTTCTGTTTACAAACCAAACCAGAATTGAGCGAAGCGGTCGGGTTGATTTGTTTGTTATACAACCTATTGTATTTCAAAATTTACTGACGAATTTGGTTTCGTTTCTATATCGTAATAACCAGTTAATTTATATTTCCCAATTGGCAATTCTTTTTGTTCGTTTGTTTGAAGCTTTTTTTTAAACTTGAATACTAAAGTGTCATTACTTTTTATTTTAATTTTACTTACAACTTGTATATATGAATTATCTATTTCATATTTAAGTTGATAGTCATTACTAATTATTAATCCATATTGTTTTGAATCATTAAATGTAAAACTCATAACTTCATCTGAATTATTTAAAACAATAAATTCTCCTTCAAAACTTTCTCCAACATTGAAAATATTTTTAAACAATTTTAGTTCAACTTTAGGTTCATTATTTTCTGATACTAAAAAACAACCTTTTGATAGAATTATTACAAAACCGAATAAATAAATTATTTTAGAAATTTTCATATTCTTATTTTTTTTGGTTGTATAACGGCGTGGCAAATAACCCGTCCGCCCAAATCCGTCAGCTGACGGAACAATTTTATTAAATAACAATTGGTAAATTTTAAAGAGCAGTTTTTATTTTGCTTTTAACAAAAACTGCGACACACTTTTCTAAATTGTACTTCACTTTAACAAAAAACTAAAATTTACTTTCAAACTTTTGATTTACAAACCAAACCGGAATTGAGCGAAGCGGTCGGGTTGATTTGTTTGTTATGTGTTTTATTTAATATTTCTGAATTCAAAATAATTTGAATATTCCAATAACTCTTTTAGTAATTCAGATTCAGCACCTAAACCAAAATATTTTTCATTTATTTTAAGATAAACGAAAATAGATATTTGAGTATTCTCTGAATCTTGTAATAATTGCTTAATTTCATCTTTAACTTTCCTAATTCTTTTTAGTAAATAAAAAGCATGATTTTCGAAGCGTTGAACTTTAATTTTATTTTCAGTGGAATAAACCCAAAGTGTAAACTGACGAATCTTTTTTACTTTTTTTACTTTTTTAGATTCTTCATCTAATTCTTTTCCAAAATAAATTTCACCTTTATTAAAATATCTAAGGGGTTTTAATTTTAATATTTTAGAAAGTTCATTCTTTTTATAAGTATTTGAATGTATACCATATTCAATATGAATTTCATTATAATCATAAAAGCTAAATTCTTGCAATAATTTTGTTTTCATAAGATTCTCTTTTAAAACACATAACGGCGTGGCAAATAACCCGTCCGCCCAAAACTCAATTTTATAAAATAACGATTGATTAATTTTAAAGAGCAGTTTTTAATTTGGTTTTACAAAAAACTGCGACTCACTTTTCTAAATTGACTTCACTTTAGCAAATAACTTAAATGAACTTTCCAAACTTTATGTTTACAAACAAAACCCAAACGAGCGAAGCGGTCGGGTTGATTTGTTGGTTATACTGTTTTTTCAATTTACAACAAGAATTGTTACACGTTTGCTCACACTTTGACCGCCTTTTCCATCCCGAACCGAACAGCTAATCCATGCTGAATCTGTTGGTTCATCTTTTCCTTTTGTTGGATAGAAGACTCTTGTATTTTCTCTTGTGTGATACAAGATAGATTCATTTCCATTATCTTTTATTTTTAATCTTGAATCTGTAAACCAATCATAAAATATACTATCTTCATCCGGTTCAACCGCTTCACAAATTACAATAACAGAATCTTCAGAATTAACAATTTTGGGAAAAACTTGTAATGATAATAATATTGGATCATTGTTTTTTGACTCAGTAGAATTTTCATTACAAGATATTAGAATTATTATTAAGAGAACTCCAAATATTTTTATTTTCATCTTAATTCCTTATTTAATTACTCATCTTAATATTTAGTAATTAATTCTTTTGTGATTTTTAACAGTATAACGGCGTTGCAAATTACCCGTCCGCCCAAATCCGTCAGCTGACGGAACAATTTTATTAAATAACGATTGGTTTATTTTACAAAGCAGTTTTTATTTTTCATTTACAAAAACTGCGACTCACTTTTCTAAATTGCACTTCACTTTAACAAAAAACTAAAATTAACTTCTAAACTTTCTGTTTACAAACCAAACCCTAATTAGCGAAGCGGTCGGGTTGATTTGCTTGTTATACCACTTTTAAAAAAATATTGATAATCCTAAATTTACTCCAACTCCAGATAAATACTTTATGTTTTTTTGACCAGTTTTTTCATTAATATAATTCGAACTTGGATCATCGAAAATAGTATTTTCTATTGTCTTAATATCTAAATTACCTAATGTCAATGCTAACCCATATTCTCCAGATAGAAAAACATTTTTATATAGTTTATATTCAACTCCCATGAGTAATTCTATACCATAATTCAATCCCTTCTCACTACTTTTCCTAATTCTGGTTAAACCAATTTCTGGATATTCATAAGAATACTCATCTTTGGTATAACCAATAAATGTTCCTCCTCCAATGATTAGAGAAAATTTTTCAAAGTTTAATATACTTTGTAGATATTGAATTGATAATTTCATATCATAATCTTTGGTTGTTTCCGCTGAATTATAAATATTATTTTGAAGATTTTGATCAGCATCAATATCTTGATCTCTAATTATTGTTAGTATTCCTAAACGCAATCCAGATTTCTCTGATAGCAAATATCGATAAGCAAGTGTATAAGAATTAAAATTAGTGAGAGAAAGTGATCTAATTTGAAATTGAATTCCATGTCTTAAATTATTTTTTTCAACATTGCAACTATCTTG is a window from the Ignavibacteriota bacterium genome containing:
- a CDS encoding antitoxin, producing the protein MKYLDKEEKELVESFEKGEWKSIKKKDQKAYVESAKASLAKNKRINIRLTTKDYNDIQIKAIEEGIPYQTLISSLIHKYNKGELKST
- a CDS encoding DUF4258 domain-containing protein is translated as MKYFDWDEDKNNILKEKRNISFEEIVFAISNEKILDIFEHPNKEKYPNQKIFIVEINNYAYIVPFVEDDEKYFLKTIYPSREATKIYLSNEE
- a CDS encoding DUF4279 domain-containing protein; the encoded protein is MKTKLLQEFSFYDYNEIHIEYGIHSNTYKKNELSKILKLKPLRYFNKGEIYFGKELDEESKKVKKVKKIRQFTLWVYSTENKIKVQRFENHAFYLLKRIRKVKDEIKQLLQDSENTQISIFVYLKINEKYFGLGAESELLKELLEYSNYFEFRNIK